A genome region from Cucurbita pepo subsp. pepo cultivar mu-cu-16 chromosome LG02, ASM280686v2, whole genome shotgun sequence includes the following:
- the LOC111787892 gene encoding cinnamoyl-CoA reductase 2-like has protein sequence MPLAAATAAVASGQTVCVTGAGGFIASWLVKLLLQKGYNVRGTVRNPGDSKNAHLKELDGAKERLTLYAADLLHFESLKAAILGCDGVFHTASPVTDDLEKVDEAIIGTKNVIMAAAEANVRRVVFTSSIGTVHMNPNRSPDIVVDESCWSDLDFCKNTKNWYCYAKTIAEQTAWAMAEEKGVDLVVVNPMLVLGPLLQQTINASVVHIMKYLTGSVKTYVNAVQGYVHVKDVAKAHVLVYETPSASGRYICAETMLHRAELVEILANLFPEYPVPTKCCDEKNPKKKAYKFSVKKVKDLGMAEFIPVKQCIYETVKSLQEKGHLPTQPRQSMSF, from the exons ATGCCACTTGCCGCCGCAACCGCCGCCGTAGCTTCCGGCCAAACAGTTTGTGTCACCGGTGCTGGTGGCTTCATTGCCTCGTGGCTCGTGAAGCTCCTTCTCCAAAAGGGTTACAACGTTAGAGGCACTGTCAGAAACCCAG GTGATTCGAAGAATGCTCATTTGAAAGAGCTTGATGGAGCTAAGGAAAGGCTAACGTTGTATGCTGCTgatcttcttcattttgagAGCCTTAAAGCCGCCATTCTCGGCTGTGATGGTGTTTTCCACACTGCATCACCTGTAACCGATGACCTT GAAAAAGTGGATGAAGCAATAATTGGAACGAAGAACGTCATAATGGCGGCGGCTGAGGCCAACGTCCGACGGGTTGTTTTCACATCGTCGATTGGGACCGTGCACATGAACCCTAATCGGAGCCCGGACATAGTGGTTGATGAGTCTTGTTGGAGTGACCTTGACTTTTGCAAAAACACTAAG AACTGGTATTGCTATGCAAAGACAATAGCAGAACAAACAGCATGGGCAATGGCAGAAGAAAAAGGGGTTGATCTAGTGGTGGTGAATCCAATGTTGGTGCTTGGACCATTACTACAACAAACAATAAATGCAAGTGTAGTTCATATAATGAAGTATTTGACAGGGTCAGTCAAGACCTATGTGAATGCAGTTCAAGGTTATGTTCATGTTAAGGATGTTGCAAAGGCTCACGTTTTGGTTTACGAGACTCCCTCAGCCTCCGGTAGATACATTTGTGCCGAAACTATGCTTCATCGCGCAGAATTGGTTGAAATTTTGGCTAATTTGTTTCCCGAGTATCCCGTTCCTACCAA GTGCTGTGATGAGAAGAACCCTAAGAAGAAAGCTTACAAATTTAGTGTAAAAAAGGTTAAGGACTTGGGCATGGCCGAGTTCATACCTGTGAAGCAATGCATATATGAAACTGTGAAGAGTCTTCAAGAGAAGGGTCATCTTCCAACTCAACCTCGTCAATCTATGTCATTTTGA
- the LOC111788572 gene encoding uncharacterized protein LOC111788572, with translation MAVLKLILTHSRGHCLPKPPSLSPPQFLQFHRYLSSSQSESSPDPDSPPNESSPKTSTSRSAPIQPVSYAIKPKPQSAQDLDSPESTQSPPPRRPPPSPEGRRSWTREDIRYMKDTPSIAPVSYPSRVAPLPEDRVSAAGEGEESVESAQMEEERKRIEAEKQWRRRVFRASEEDKVTAPFPMLIKVEKKEQKVVLDLMDAIRQVKASTKRNFDETVEAHARLGVDARKMQVLGNMTLPHSIGKTVRVAFFAEGADAEEARAAGADIVGGLELIGEIATSRKFNVDKCFSTPEMMRRIGKISKILRQRGLLPDPKLGTVTSDIKRALKKAREGHMHFKMDSTSIVHVGLGKVSHSEESLRENIGAFVNALLLAKPVGLKKASKYAGYVNSFHICSTMGPGFPVTIQSLSKVADQYNKKYLSGMVR, from the exons ATGGCAGTGCTGAAGCTCATCCTCACTCACTCTCGCGGCCATTGCCTGCCAAAACCCCCTTCTCTTTCACCTCcacaatttcttcaatttcaccGATACCTCTCCTCTTCTCAATCCGAATCCAGCCCGGATCCTGATTCTCCCCCCAATGAATCCTCTCCAAAAACTTCCACCTCTCGTTCCGCTCCTATTCAGCCCGTCTCCTACGCCATTAAGCCCAAGCCCCAATCCGCTCAGGACCTCGATTCCCCAGAATCGACCCAGTCTCCGCCTCCCCGACGGCCGCCTCCAAGCCCGGAGGGTCGGAGGTCGTGGACTCGCGAGGATATTCGCTATATGAAGGATACTCCATCTATAGCTCCGGTGTCTTATCCGTCGCGAGTTGCTCCGCTTCCAGAAGACAGGGTTTCGGCCGCGGGCGAAGGAGAAGAGAGTGTGGAGAGTGCGCAAATGGAGGAGGAGAGGAAGAGAATTGAGGCGGAGAAGCAGTGGAGGAGGAGGGTTTTTAGGGCTTCGGAAGAAGATAAAGTTACTGCTCCATTTCCAATGCTGATCAAGGTTGAGAAAAAGGAGCAGAAGGTGGTTCTTGATTTGATGGATGCAATCCGTCAAGTGAAG GCTAGTACCAAGCGGAATTTTGATGAGACTGTTGAAGCACATGCAAGATTGGGGGTCGATGCCAGGAAAATG CAAGTTCTGGGTAACATGACTCTGCCCCATTCCATTGGGAAG ACTGTCAGAGTAGCCTTCTTTGCTGAAGGGGCTGACGCTGAGGAAGCAAGGGCTGCAGGAGCCGATATTGTCGGCGGCCTTGAACTTATAGGAGAAATTGCAA CCAGTCGGAAATTCAATGTTGataagtgtttctcaaccccTGAAATGATGAGGCGCATTGGAAAG ATTTCAAAGATTTTGAGACAGCGTGGATTGCTACCAGATCCTAAA TTAGGTACTGTGACCAGTGATATCAAAAGGGCTTTAAAGAAAGCAAGAGAAGGTCACATGCACTTTAAAATGGATTCCACGTCTATTGTTCATGTGGGGCTTGGGAAG GTGAGTCATTCAGAAGAGTCCTTACGAGAAAATATCGGTGCATTTGTGAATGCTCTTTTGCTTGCGAAGCCTGTAGGCTTGAAAAAAG CCTCAAAATATGCTGGATATGTAAATTCCTTCCACATATGTAGCACG ATGGGTCCTGGATTTCCAGTTACGATACAATCGTTGTCCAAAGTTGCAGATCAATACAACAAGAAGTACTTAAGCGGCATGGTTCGATAA